A single region of the Halorussus gelatinilyticus genome encodes:
- a CDS encoding ABC transporter ATP-binding protein — protein sequence MSGEQIREDPPTTDRASASELVGEELAIGYPTTEEPVVECQNVVVPAGEVTALVGPNGSGKSTLLKSMADQLDPERGRVLLDGEQVQSFDTKELATRLGLLSQENESPGSITVEDLVYHGRYPHRGFFDSVSDEDRAAVERAIELAGVDHLRDAEVGNLSGGQKQLAWIAMVLAQDTDVLLLDEPTTYLDLHHQLRVMEVVQTLNREENVTVGVVLHDIGQAARFADNLIAMKDGEPYDWGPPKDVVTEELLADVFHVDADVDSESDTGPHIAPHRALDE from the coding sequence AACAGATACGCGAAGACCCCCCGACGACCGACCGAGCGAGTGCGAGCGAACTCGTCGGCGAGGAGTTAGCTATCGGCTACCCGACCACCGAGGAACCGGTCGTGGAGTGTCAGAACGTGGTCGTCCCGGCCGGAGAGGTGACGGCGCTCGTCGGCCCGAACGGGAGCGGCAAGAGCACGCTCCTGAAGTCGATGGCCGACCAGCTCGACCCCGAGCGGGGCCGGGTTCTGCTCGACGGCGAGCAGGTTCAGTCGTTCGATACGAAGGAACTCGCCACGCGGTTGGGCCTGCTCTCTCAGGAGAACGAGTCGCCGGGGTCGATTACGGTCGAGGACCTGGTGTATCACGGCCGGTACCCTCACCGCGGGTTCTTCGACTCGGTCAGCGACGAGGACCGCGCCGCGGTCGAGCGAGCCATCGAGTTGGCGGGCGTGGACCACCTCCGCGACGCCGAGGTCGGCAACCTCAGCGGCGGCCAGAAGCAACTCGCGTGGATAGCGATGGTCCTCGCGCAGGACACCGACGTCCTGTTGCTGGACGAACCGACGACCTACCTCGACCTGCACCACCAACTCCGCGTCATGGAGGTCGTCCAGACGCTCAACCGCGAGGAGAACGTCACCGTCGGCGTCGTCCTGCACGACATCGGGCAGGCCGCGCGCTTCGCGGACAACCTCATCGCCATGAAGGACGGCGAGCCGTACGACTGGGGTCCGCCGAAGGACGTCGTGACCGAGGAGTTGCTGGCCGACGTGTTCCACGTGGACGCGGACGTAGACAGCGAGAGCGACACCGGCCCGCACATCGCGCCCCACCGCGCGCTCGACGAGTGA